In a single window of the Bos taurus isolate L1 Dominette 01449 registration number 42190680 breed Hereford chromosome 23, ARS-UCD2.0, whole genome shotgun sequence genome:
- the TBCC gene encoding tubulin-specific chaperone C — METGGLSAAALANGDLGSQRERTLVPERLQKREHERQLEVERRKQKRQDQEVEEEKSDFFAAAFARERSAVEELLESGESVERLEEAAARLQGLQKLINDSVLFLAAYDLRQAQEVLARLQAALAKRRQELQPKKRFAFKTRKKDAASATQVASAPDAPAAEGSLTSPPPLKEEGDFDSSWICGFSNLQSQVLEKRAEELHQQDVLLTQLRNCTIKLYGNPNTLRLTKAQGCTLLCGPVSTSVFLEDCSDCVLAVACQQLRVHTTKDTRIFLQVTSRAIMEDCTGIQFAPYTWSYPGIDKDFEGSGLDKNKNNWNDVDDFNWLARDVASPNWNVLPEEERRIQWD, encoded by the coding sequence ATGGAGACTGGTGGTTTGTCCGCCGCTGCCCTAGCGAACGGGGACTTGGGATCCCAGCGAGAGCGGACCCTGGTGCCCGAGCGGCTTCAGAAGCGAGAACATGAGCGGCAACTGGAGGTAGAAAGGCGGAAGCAAAAGCGGCAGGACCAGGAAGTGGAAGAGGAGAAGAGCGACTTTTTCGCCGCCGCCTTCGCTCGGGAGCGATCGGCCGTGGAAGAGCTTCTGGAAAGCGGGGAGTCCGTCGAGCGGCTGGAAGAGGCGGCCGCTCGGTTGCAGGGCCTTCAGAAACTTATAAACGACTCGGTTTTGTTCCTGGCCGCCTACGATTTGCGGCAAGCGCAAGAGGTGCTGGCGCGGCTGCAGGCGGCCCTGGCCAAGCGGCGCCAGGAGCTTCAGCCTAAGAAGCGTTTCGCTTTCAAGACCCGCAAGAAGGATGCTGCTTCAGCCACGCAAGTAGCTTCGGCTCCCGACGCCCCGGCGGCGGAAGGCAGCCTGACCTCCCCGCCGCCCTTGAAGGAGGAGGGAGATTTCGACTCCAGCTGGATCTGCGGCTTTTCCAATCTGCAGTCCCAAGTCTTGGAGAAGAGAGCTGAGGAGCTGCACCAGCAGGACGTCCTTTTGACCCAACTGAGAAACTGCACGATCAAACTCTACGGCAATCCCAACACCCTGCGGCTGACCAAGGCCCAAGGCTGTACGCTGCTCTGCGGCCCGGTGTCCACCTCCGTGTTCCTGGAGGACTGCAGTGACTGCGTGCTGGCCGTGGCCTGCCAGCAGCTCCGCGTACACACCACAAAAGACACCCGCATCTTCTTGCAGGTGACCAGCAGGGCCATCATGGAGGACTGCACCGGGATCCAGTTCGCCCCCTACACCTGGAGCTACCCGGGCATCGACAAGGACTTCGAGGGCTCTGGTTTAGACAAGAACAAAAATAACTGGAACGACGTTGACGATTTCAACTGGCTGGCTCGGGATGTGGCCTCTCCAAACTGGAATGTTCTTCCTGAAGAAGAGCGAAGGATCCAGTGGGACTAA